Within Desulfurobacterium thermolithotrophum DSM 11699, the genomic segment GGCCCTTCTCTTAATCTCTTCTACAGGAAGTCCCATCTCTTTTGCGGTTCTTTCAAACTCTTCTTCTGTTCTTGGAAGGAATTCATGTAGCGGTGGATCAAGAAGTCTTATGTTTACAGGTAGTCCATTCATTACCTTGAAAATTGCGATAAAGTCCTCTCTTTGCATTGGAAGAAGCTTAGAAAGAGCTCTCTTTCTCTCTTCTTCTGTTTTAGCTAAGATCATCTCACGAACAACAGGAATCCTTTCTTCTTTAAAGAACATGTGCTCTGTTCTACAAAGTCCTATACCTTCTGCACCAAATTCTCTTCCTTGCTTTGCATCTTCCGGAGTATCAGCGTTTACTCTTACCTGAAGATCTCTTATTTCATCTGCCCACTTCATAAGTTCTTTAAATTCACCTGAAATTTGTGCAGGGATTGTCTTTATTTCTCCAAGGAAAACTTCACCAGTAGCACCATCAATTGTAATAACATCTCCTTTCTTAACTACAACATCTCCTACTCTAAACTCTTCATTTTCATAGTCTACATGAATGGATTCAGCTCCAACAATACATGTCTTACCCATACCTCTTGCAACAACCGCAGCGTGTGATGTCATACCACCACGAGATGTGAGGATACCTTGAGCTGCATGCATTCCATGAATATCCTCTGGAGATGTTTCATGTCTTACAAGAATTACTTTCTTTCCTTTCTCGGCAAGTTCTACAGCTTCATCAGCAGAGAAAACAACCATTCCAGAAACTGCCCCAGGAGCTGCTGGAAGTCCCTTTGTTATAAGTCTTCCTTCAGCTATAGCCTTCTTTCTATCTTCTTCATCAATCATTGGGTGAAGAAGCTGGTTGATCATTAAAGGATCAACTCTAAGTATAGCTTCTTCCTTTGATATTAATCCTTCTTTCACCATATCTACTGCAATCTTAACAGCAGCTCTTGCAGTCCTCTTTCCTGTTCTTGTTTGAAGCATCCATAGTCTACCGTTTTCTATTGTAAACTCAATATCTTGCATATCTCTGTAGTGTTTTTCAAGAACTTCTCTAATTTTTTCAAGCTGCTTATAGACTTCAGGGAATTCTTCTTCAAGAGATGTTTGATCCGAAGATGTCTTTTGAACCTTTGTAAGAGGTTGTGGAGTTCTTATTCCAGCAACTACGTCTTCACCTTGAGCATTTTTGAGATACTCTCCATAGAAGACGTTTTCGCCTGTGGAAGGATTTCTTGTAAATGCAACTCCAGTTCCAGAAGTTTCTCCCATATTTCCAAATACCATTGCAACAATGTTTACAGCAGTTCCATAGTCCTTAGGAATATTGTTTATCTCTCTATACTTTATAGCTCTTGGATTATTCCAAGAATCAAATACTGCCTTTATAGCCATTCTAAGTTGTTCATAAGGATC encodes:
- the ppdK gene encoding pyruvate, phosphate dikinase codes for the protein MSKKMVYYFGGGKAEGKADMKLLLGGKGANLAEMTNLGLPVPPGITITTEVCKEYFEKGCQFPEGMWKQVLEGLAKIEEEIGKKFGSKENPLLVSVRSGAPVSMPGMMDTILNLGLNDETVKGLANSTGNERFAWDSYRRFIQMFGNVVMGIPHDKFEALLEKKKEEVGAEADVDLTAEDLKDLVKQYKELVKKETGKNFPQDPYEQLRMAIKAVFDSWNNPRAIKYREINNIPKDYGTAVNIVAMVFGNMGETSGTGVAFTRNPSTGENVFYGEYLKNAQGEDVVAGIRTPQPLTKVQKTSSDQTSLEEEFPEVYKQLEKIREVLEKHYRDMQDIEFTIENGRLWMLQTRTGKRTARAAVKIAVDMVKEGLISKEEAILRVDPLMINQLLHPMIDEEDRKKAIAEGRLITKGLPAAPGAVSGMVVFSADEAVELAEKGKKVILVRHETSPEDIHGMHAAQGILTSRGGMTSHAAVVARGMGKTCIVGAESIHVDYENEEFRVGDVVVKKGDVITIDGATGEVFLGEIKTIPAQISGEFKELMKWADEIRDLQVRVNADTPEDAKQGREFGAEGIGLCRTEHMFFKEERIPVVREMILAKTEEERKRALSKLLPMQREDFIAIFKVMNGLPVNIRLLDPPLHEFLPRTEEEFERTAKEMGLPVEEIKRRAEELHEVNPMLGLRGSRLGIAYPEIYEMQARAILEAACYCKKEGIEVLPEIMLPLIADDKELEELKKLIDKVAEEVFNEIGIKVQYQVGTMVEVPRAALIADQLAKYAEYFSFGTNDLTQMTFGLSRDDSGKFIGKYVELGILKGDPFMHIDENGVGQLIKLAVEKGNKVRPNMKTGICGEHGGDPRSINFFQKVGVKYVSPSPFRVPIARLAAAQAKIRQMRGEL